The region CAGGAAGGTCGATGCGCTCTTCCGAAGCCCCAGGCAGAGCCTCCTTTGCGCCGTCATCGGACCGGATGCGGTAGCGGTCCAGATTCAAGGTATCGATATGCATATCCAGTTCGATTTGCGGATCCGTGCGACCTTGAACGGATACACGGCCGTTCAGCGCCTGTCTGTCGAGCACGAGACTCAGATCCGTCGCCTCGAAACGGCCCCCACCGGCTGCCCACTTGCAGGAAAAGGCAGCCTCTTCCAAAGCGGCAGGGTCCGTGAAATTCGGCAGAGGAATAGCTAGCCGCGCAAAGGCTTCCTTCGGATTGAATCGTGCGACTTCAAGAAAACCGTTGGTGCCGGCGTCGCTTGAAGGCTGCGCCGAAAAAACGATATCAAGCCCCAGCCCCTCCATGCGTGCGTTCTCCATCCGGCCGTCCGTAGATAAATAATCTCCCGAAAAAGATATTACTTCAGGACTGTTTGGCAGACTTTCGCCTGACAGGACGGCTTTGAGGACCAGATTCTCGAGACTGAGCCGGTCGAGATCCAGAATCGCCTTGGCGGTAAAATCAAGCTCGCCAGTGATTTCGTTGCGTTTGGCCATTGCATGCGTGTCCACCACAAACGGTTCGCCAAAAGCAAAATCAGAAACGTCAAGACGAATTCCGTCGACCTCAAAACTCTCCCCTCCAAGCTTGTCATCCCAGACAATACGGGCATCCGTGATTTCAAGTCCGTCCACAATGAGGCCCGCCAGGTAAGGAACACGCTTGTCCCGGGCCAGAACGGGAGTGTCTGGAGCACTGTCTTCAACCGAATCGGGCGTGGCAAGATCCATCCAATTTCCGCGCCCATTCGCATCGCGGGACAGAAACAGGGAAAGCCCTTCGATATCAATGGCCACAACTTCGAGCCGTGACGATAGAAGAGGCAGAAGACGAGCCTTCAGATGCGCGCCGTTCAGGGTCATGAAGGGTCCGCTGAAACCTTCGCCGTTCCCAAGCTCAAGGTCACCGATGGAAACGGACAGATAGGGAAAGAATTTAAGCCCCAGATCCCCGGAAATGGTCAGCTCGCGCCCGGTGTTGTCGCGCACGGCTTTTATGATCTGCGGCTTGAAATCATTGGGGTCGACCGTCATGAGCAGCACCCCTGCAAGAATTCCGCAAAGCAGAATCAGGCCCAAAAGACCGCGCACGATCCAAGTTCGAATATTCATCACATCTTCCCCTGGTAAAGTGTTGGAGCGAGAAGCTGTCATCATCGCGGGTCATGATGATAGCTGCTCGCACAAAAACACCATAAAGACAAAACACGTCGGGATAAAGGGAGGAAACCCGTAGAAACGCCGGACAGGATGGAATCGGGGCATCGATTTGCTAAAAAAAAGCCGGCTTTCGCCGGCTCTTGTGATCGATAAAATCAATAATCTTTGGCTGTTAACTCCACTCTGGAGATGCAAGACGTGCACCGGTGGAGGTCACCAGCAGACAGGAATGACCAGGCAGGGAAGACGTCAGGCGCAAGGCTTCACGCGGAGACATGAGACTCAGCGCCGTGGCCAGACCGTCAGCCTGCATGACCGTGGGCGCCTGAACACTGACGCTCTTGATATACTGCGGGGAAGTGCCCGTCTCGGGATTGATCAGATGGGTCGATTTGCGGGAAGAATCAAAATAGACTTCATAGCCGCCGGAAGTGGCTACCGCACCGGAACGCATTTCGATCACGGCAGGATAGTCACCCTGCTTGTCCGGATCTTCGATGGCGATGCGCCACGGACGGCCGTCACCCTTGGGTGAACCCTGGACACGGATGTCTCCGCCGGCGTCGATCATGTAATGGGCGACACCGAGCGACTTGAGCGTGTCCGCCGCGCAGTCGGCTATGTATCCTTTGGCGATACCATCAAGAGTCGCGCCCATACCGGAAGCGGCGAACTTCAGATCGGATCCGGTCTGCCGCAAGCGGCCGGTATCAACCAGAGCCAAGGCTTCTTTGAGTTCCCGCGCGTCCGGCCGCCCCTTGGAACGCTCCATGAGATTGACCACAGGTGCGACAGTCATGTCGAAACGTCCGCCGGATTGACGGTGCAACGTGCGCCCGTGGGCCATGACATCAAGCAGTTCCTGCGGAGATCCGGAAAGACGTCCGTGAACATTCAGGACGGACAGGGCGGTATTTGAATCAAATCGGCTCAAAATGCCGATCAAACGGTTCATTTCATCAAAGGCGCGGCCGATGGCTTCCTGCCCCTGATTCGTGCTCGGCGTCATGACGGTCATGCCGACAATGGTGCCCATGAGCATGCGCTTTTCGGTGGTCGTGACCAGGCCGACGGCAGCCATGGCCGGAACCACGCGCAATGCGGGAGCCAGGGCTGCCCCGCCAGCGAGCACAGCCAGTTTTTTCAGAAAGTCACGGCGGTCTTGAGTGTGGGTCCCATGCTTCATTGTTATGCTCCGATTCTGTGGCGTGGGTTAGGCGTTCAGGTCCGCGACATGTGATTCTTCAGGATAACGCGCGGGATCCATGTCGGGCGCTGCCGACATCAACTCGGGATTCAGGCAACGCAGGATATTGCGAGGACATTTCTCCACACACACTTCCTCGCAAGAGGGACCATAGGCCAGACACGCCTTGTGATCGATGAAGATGCGCTCATCGACCAGGGAGATGCACTGGGCCGGGCATTTCTTGATGCAGGCGCCACAGCTGATGCATCCGACTTCACAGACATCCTTGACGGCCTTGCCCTTGTCCTGGGACGAACAGAAAACCATCACGCGTGAGCGTCTGGGAATGAGTTCGAGAATCGAGTTTGGACAGGTCCGCACGCACGTGCCGCAGCTGG is a window of Desulfomicrobium macestii DNA encoding:
- a CDS encoding AsmA family protein, yielding MNIRTWIVRGLLGLILLCGILAGVLLMTVDPNDFKPQIIKAVRDNTGRELTISGDLGLKFFPYLSVSIGDLELGNGEGFSGPFMTLNGAHLKARLLPLLSSRLEVVAIDIEGLSLFLSRDANGRGNWMDLATPDSVEDSAPDTPVLARDKRVPYLAGLIVDGLEITDARIVWDDKLGGESFEVDGIRLDVSDFAFGEPFVVDTHAMAKRNEITGELDFTAKAILDLDRLSLENLVLKAVLSGESLPNSPEVISFSGDYLSTDGRMENARMEGLGLDIVFSAQPSSDAGTNGFLEVARFNPKEAFARLAIPLPNFTDPAALEEAAFSCKWAAGGGRFEATDLSLVLDRQALNGRVSVQGRTDPQIELDMHIDTLNLDRYRIRSDDGAKEALPGASEERIDLPVSMMRKLNLNATLAVDTLNVINLRVSDSRIRLTATDGLFDMPRIESSLYGGSLKGSASLDVRRQIPAYSWSHSIGALQIGSLLRDLHGRESLSGTMQSSAALDTSGQSTMDLRRNLKGKVDFKVSDGALSDVNVSQLLRDGIRKVKGLSPGPQEPPRTVFSVLSASGTITRGVETTPDLFLLAPRFRVTGNGQTDLVREVLDFRLLIELAGSEGNFDEGSLGLSSVPVRISGPVRQPTISPDMEAVLRGLGLRGGQAVQEVIKGVGSGLNKGVEGLKNLFE
- a CDS encoding FAD:protein FMN transferase; this translates as MKHGTHTQDRRDFLKKLAVLAGGAALAPALRVVPAMAAVGLVTTTEKRMLMGTIVGMTVMTPSTNQGQEAIGRAFDEMNRLIGILSRFDSNTALSVLNVHGRLSGSPQELLDVMAHGRTLHRQSGGRFDMTVAPVVNLMERSKGRPDARELKEALALVDTGRLRQTGSDLKFAASGMGATLDGIAKGYIADCAADTLKSLGVAHYMIDAGGDIRVQGSPKGDGRPWRIAIEDPDKQGDYPAVIEMRSGAVATSGGYEVYFDSSRKSTHLINPETGTSPQYIKSVSVQAPTVMQADGLATALSLMSPREALRLTSSLPGHSCLLVTSTGARLASPEWS